Genomic DNA from Nitrosarchaeum koreense MY1:
TAATTCGTAATTTAGTGGTCTTTTTGGTTTTCGCCACATACGTCTTGGATATTTAGGATCTCCCAATCAATTCACCTATTTCTTTTTCTCCGCAGGTGCTGCTTTCTTTTCTTCAGATGGTTTAGCTGCTGCAGGTTTTGCTGTTGCTGTTGCACCAGCTGCAGGTGCTGCTGCGGCTGCTGCTGCAGGTGCTGCTGCGGCTGCTGCTGCAGGTGCTGCTTTACCAGCTTTTGCAACTCCAACAGCTCCTCCTTTTCTGCCTGTAGTTCTAGTACATTGTCCTCTAACTTTTAATCCATACATGTGACGATAACCTCTCCAACTGTTTGTGATCCTTTCTCTTTCGATATCATTTCTTAATGTAAAAGGAATATCTGATGTTAACAGATGCATATTTGCTCCAGTTTCTATATCCTTTCTTCTGTTAAGAAACCATGCTGGAAAATTTCCTGCTATGGGATTAGTAATTAATTTTTCAATTGATTCAACATTGGCTTCAGATAGAAAACCGATGTTTGTATTAGTGTTAATTTTTAAAGTATCTAAAATTGCAGTAG
This window encodes:
- a CDS encoding 30S ribosomal protein S13, whose protein sequence is MSTQEYRHIVRIVGNDIPGAKKAIVGLTQIKGIGYNFATAILDTLKINTNTNIGFLSEANVESIEKLITNPIAGNFPAWFLNRRKDIETGANMHLLTSDIPFTLRNDIERERITNSWRGYRHMYGLKVRGQCTRTTGRKGGAVGVAKAGKAAPAAAAAAAPAAAAAAAPAAGATATAKPAAAKPSEEKKAAPAEKKK